Within the Trichoderma breve strain T069 chromosome 3, whole genome shotgun sequence genome, the region ATGGTTCCACGAGGCCTGCCGTTGGCATGAGCCTCCCAATCCAGGTGCTCGGCAACACCAGCGCCGGTTGGGCCGTACATGCCGACAGCGTGAACTTCATCCAAAAAGGTGAGAGCGCCATACTTTTCAGCCAGGTTGCAAATTTCCTCAATCGGTCCAATGGAACCGCACATGCTGTAAACGGACTCGAAAGCGATAATCTTGGGGACGTGCAGAGGCAGCGACGCCAGCTTGGCCTCGAGATCTGCAATGTCATTGTGCTTGAAAACAATCTTCTTGGTTCCAGAATGGCGAATGCCCTGAATCATGGAAGCGTGGTTTAAGCTGTCAGACAGGATAACACAGTCTGGGAGTTTGCTGCCAAGAGTGGCCAGAGTGGCATCGTTGGCAACGTAGCAGGAGCTAAAGACAAGGGCCGACTCGGTGGCGTGGAGCTTGGCCAGCGTCTGCTCCAATTCAACGGCATGCTTGTTGTGTCCAGAAATATTTCTAGTGCCTCCAGCACCGGCACCATATTTCTCCAGAGCTTCGTGCATGGTGTTGAGAACGTGCTGGTTTCCACCCATGCCGAGGTAGTCGTTGGCGCACCAGACGGTCACCTTGTCCTCCTTACTGGCCATGTGGGCAACCGGGAACTCCTTGGCGAGGCGATTGATGTTGTTAAAGTAACGGTACGATTTGTCCTTGTGCTTCTTGTCCAGTTCGGACTGGTAGAAATCCTCATAGGAAAACTTGCCGGTCGAGCTGAAGACGGACGGAGTCGCGGCGACCGGCGGCGCATCTTTGCGGGTTGCCACgccgggaggaggaggtggcgcTGTAACAAAATATACATGTTAGTTGGATTGAATTGATTCACAATTGCAATTGCAAACTTCATGAAAAACTCACCATTCTTGCGTCCCTCGAGAATTGGGCTTTCAACAGCCCGGGCCTCCTGGTTGCGGCTCGTGTGAAGCCTGGCCTTGCCGGTGGTCTTGGTCTGCGCCGAAAAGGCACGAATGCCAGCCGCAGCGCCGTACTTGGACGATTGAACGGCCATGGCCTTGCCCATGACGGGGCAGCGGTGCGCatacagctgcagcttggacATGGTGCCGCCCAATGGCGAGGCCTTGGGGCGAGCCACCGTCGACATGGCACGCAGGGTCGCGGGCGATGCCGACTTCAAGAACGGGCACATGGCCTTGGATTGACGCAGGACGCTATCCATGGCGAAGAAGTTGGTGTTGATCAGATGTTCGCTGGTTGCAGGATTGACGATGGGAGAAGCCTAGAATTCGGGTTGTTCCAGGTTCAATGTTGCAAAGTAAGCGTGGCAACAATTGAGGAAGctgggaagagaaaagagaaaaaaatagcCCGTGGTGTTTAGTCAGTGGTGAGACGAAAAAGCGGAGGAATAGTCCAGCCACAGAAACCCCGTGTCAGGT harbors:
- a CDS encoding aminotransferase class I and II domain-containing protein; this translates as MDSVLRQSKAMCPFLKSASPATLRAMSTVARPKASPLGGTMSKLQLYAHRCPVMGKAMAVQSSKYGAAAGIRAFSAQTKTTGKARLHTSRNQEARAVESPILEGRKNAPPPPPGVATRKDAPPVAATPSVFSSTGKFSYEDFYQSELDKKHKDKSYRYFNNINRLAKEFPVAHMASKEDKVTVWCANDYLGMGGNQHVLNTMHEALEKYGAGAGGTRNISGHNKHAVELEQTLAKLHATESALVFSSCYVANDATLATLGSKLPDCVILSDSLNHASMIQGIRHSGTKKIVFKHNDIADLEAKLASLPLHVPKIIAFESVYSMCGSIGPIEEICNLAEKYGALTFLDEVHAVGMYGPTGAGVAEHLDWEAHANGRPRGTIMDRIDIFTGTLAKAYGCVGGYIAGSAKFVDMIRSLAPGFIFTSTLPPATMAGARASIEYQMAYDGDRRLQQLHTRAVKEELNARDIPVIPNPSHIIPILVGNAGLAKAASDLLLQDYKIYVQAINYPTVPVGQERLRVTPTPGHNKELREKLVTALDEIWTRLDIKRTSQWAAEGGFIGVGEPDNVQEPLWTDKLLGIEQATQEAKAAGVPENGITEALLAREENNANRVMDVSA